The following coding sequences are from one Microtus pennsylvanicus isolate mMicPen1 chromosome 1, mMicPen1.hap1, whole genome shotgun sequence window:
- the LOC142851204 gene encoding paired immunoglobulin-like type 2 receptor beta, producing the protein MALLVSLPGGIRALFWVLLLLPPAACLQAGHSAGSNRKRLYGVNQPARLSGVQGGSIEIPFSFYFPWEFAKNPQMRILWRWKNFIGEPIYNATSGFTHAHFKDRLILNWTQPQTSGVLRILDLQEKDQNKYFCQVYLNTGEGRKILKSAVGTQLIITHADRTIMQSPSIVTSAVTTAGLEDTEGQRNPSLVNLGAIIGVVVATAVLITPVYVMLIFLWWKQRPAD; encoded by the exons ATGGCACTGCTGGTCTCTCTTCCTGGAGGGATTCGAGCATTGTTTTGggtcctgcttctgctgccgCCAGCAGCCTGCCTGCAAGCTG GGCACTCAGCAGGATCCAACAGAAAAAGACTGTATGGGGTGAACCAACCAGCACGCCTCTCTGGTGTCCAGGGCGGCTCCATTGAGATCCCCTTCTCCTTCTACTTCCCCTGGGAGTTTGCAAAGAATCCGCAAATGAGGATTCTCTGGAGATGGAAGAACTTCATCGGGGAGCCTATCTACAACGCCACCTCCGGTTTCACACACGCCCATTTTAAGGACAGGCTCATCCTGAACTGGACACAGCCTCAGACATCTGGAGTCCTCAGAATCCTAGACCTTCAGGAAAAGGACCAGAACAAATACTTCTGTCAAGTTTATCTGAACacaggagaaggcaggaagaTTTTGAAGTCGGCTGTTGGGACGCAACTGATCATCACTCATG CAGACAGAACCATCATGCAGAGCCCCTCCATCGTCACCTCTGCAGTCACCACAGCTGGACTGGAGGACACAGAGGGCCAGAGGAATCCTTCACTTGTGAACCTAGGAGCCATtattggggtggtggtggccacAGCTGTGCTCATAACCCCCGTCTATGTGATGCTGATCTTCCTCTGGTGGAAGCAAAG GCCAGCAGACTAA
- the LOC142840446 gene encoding paired immunoglobulin-like type 2 receptor beta, whose protein sequence is MALLVSFHGGNRVIAWVLLLLLSAVCVQTGNSAGSNRVNGYRVEQPAHLSGVQGGSIEIPFSFSYPGELEQIPQMRILWRRKNLRGELIYNSSSGFTHEHFKDRLILNWTQPQTSGVLRILDLKEKDQTVYFCQVRLNTSKGIQILQSIEGTHLTITQVIRTTTKSPSMVSSVVTTAGLENTEGQKNLSLVNIVATVGVTLATAVLITPVCVLMIFLWCKQRPAD, encoded by the exons ATGGCTCTGCTGGTCTCATTTCATGGAGGGAATCGGGTCATAGCGTGggtcctgcttctgctgctgtcaGCAGTGTGCGTGCAAACTG GGAACTCAGCAGGATCCAACAGAGTAAATGGCTATAGGGTGGAGCAACCAGCACACCTCTCTGGTGTCCAAGGCGGCTCCATCGagatccccttctccttctcctatcCTGGGGAATTGGAACAAATTCCACAGATGAGGATTCTCTGGAGACGGAAGAACCTCCGTGGGGAATTGATCTACAACTCTTCCTCGGGTTTCACACATGAGCATTTTAAGGACCGGCTCATCCTGAACTGGACACAGCCTCAGACATCTGGAGTCCTCAGAATCCTGGACTTGAAGGAGAAGGACCAGACAGTGTACTTCTGCCAAGTTCGTCTGAACACAAGTAAAGGCATACAGATATTGCAGTCGATTGAAGGGACCCACCTCACTATCACCCAAG TCATCAGAACCACCACGAAGAGCCCCTCCATGGTCTCCTCTGTAGTCACCACAGCTGGCTTGGAGAACACAGAGGGCCAGAAGAATCTTTCTCTTGTGAATATAGTAGCCACGGTCGGGGTGACTTTGGCCACGGCTGTGCTCATAACCCCAGTCTGTGTACTGATGATCTTCCTCTGGTGCAAGCAAAG GCCAGCAGACTAA